The Besnoitia besnoiti strain Bb-Ger1 chromosome IV, whole genome shotgun sequence genome contains a region encoding:
- a CDS encoding SAG-related sequence (encoded by transcript BESB_057480): protein MEEGAEGKERVRSGLALPVLTFIATIVVFSGVPFLPGTGAEGVTSVSPACTASGSATTCTCSDAAAAASAAAASESKQSATLSKDTNILSVNCSGGLQFAPTGDKHTMVCSAEAGDLKQCNVEIVELLAGTPNDVKWKACDTQERNGKPSCQTLTIPQDNLPFVDQKFAVGCTGEDSTKKVCKVDVTLKAIASATNGQTVTCAYGAGSNESRQVVTLNPSKNSFTLVCGDKGTVLPTNYDTKFCSSDPAGTSTTCDGDYQSILPGFENGWWKKDDPDTPKSFTLSIPVDKFPKEQAKMVVACQQTTPKSSSKIAKDEIATSSVCRVDVTIEASAFAAAARGMKWAFASLAGTALLVMVSQA from the coding sequence ATGGAAGAAGGAGCCGAAGGGAAAGAGCGGGTGCGTTCGGGCCTGGCGCTACCTGTTCTAACGTTTATTGCCACTATCGTCGTATTTTCGGGGGTTCCATTTCTGCCCGGAACAGGGGCGGAAGGGGTGACATCGGTGTCCCCCGCCTGTACTGCGAGTGGCTCCGCAACCACGTGCACGTGCTCCgatgcggcagccgccgccagcgcagccgccgccagcgagagcaAGCAGTCGGCTACGCTGTCGAAAGACACCAACATTCTCAGCGTgaactgcagcggcggccttcaGTTTGCACCAACAGGGGACAAACACACTATGGTCTGTTCAGCAGAAGCTGGTGACCTGAAGCAGTGCAATGTCGAAATCGTCGAGCTTCTCGCCGGTACACCGAATGACGTCAAGTGGAAAGCATGCGATACGCAGGAAAGAAATGGCAAACCAAGCTGCCAGACTCTGACTATTCCCCAGGATAACCTCCCATTTGTCGACCAAAAATTTGCTGTGGGGTGTACCGGAGAAGACAGCACCAAGAAGGTATGCAAGGTCGACGTCACCTTGAAGGCCATAGCTAGCGCGACAAACGGTCAGACTGTCACGTGTGCCtacggcgccggcagcaatGAATCTCGTCAAGTCGTCACTCTCAACCCATCCAAGAACAGCTTTACTCTGGTCTGTGGAGACAAGGGGACGGTGTTGCCGACGAACTACGATACTAAGTTTTGCTCCTCAGATCCAGCTGGCACGAGTACGACATGCGACGGAGACTACCAGTCGATTCTGCCGGGCTTCGAGAACGGCTGGTGGAAAAAAGACGATCCCGACACCCCCAAGTCGTTCACTCTGTCGATTCCAGTTGACAAGTTCCCGAAGGAGCAGGCGAAGATGGTGGTTGCGTGCCAGCAAACGACACCGAAATCCAGCAGCAAGATAGCCAAAGATGAGATAGCAACGTCCAGTGTGTGTAGAGTTGACGTGACTATCGAGGCGAGTGCattcgcagccgcagccagaGGGATGAAATGGGCGTTCGCCTCACTTGCTGGAACTGCTCTGCTTGTCATGGTCTCGCAAGCTTAG
- a CDS encoding SAG-related sequence (encoded by transcript BESB_057490) yields the protein MTSGLAEFFSSAQAVSRLPQERVQRKWRLPSRPQLSFVAFIAAAVVLLGFPSLPTSGADEPSSVSPACTASGLETTCTCSETKAKAGVSNESATLSKDTNILRVECTNPTVFAPTEANGTTVCSAEPPPDFKDCKENIQQLLGGDPSSVKWEACKEEKAKGAEKCKTLTVPQTNLPFVDQRFAVGCTEEPNNNNKLCRIPVTIKARASATNGQTVTCAYGAGSNESRQAVTLNPSKNSFTLVCGEKGTVLPTNYDTKFCPSDPAGTSTTCDGDYQSILPGFENGWWKKDDPDTPKSFTLSIPVDKFPKEQAKMVVACQQTKTKSGSGSPAEGAATSSVCTVDVTIEASAFAAAARGMKWAFASLAGTALLVMVSQA from the coding sequence ATGACGTCTGGTCTGGCAGagttcttctcctccgctcAGGCGGTCTCCCGGCTCCCGCAGGAGAGAGTACAACGGAAATGGAGGTTGCCTTCGAGGCCGCAACTATCGTTTGTGGCGTTTATTGCCGCTGCAGTCGTACTTCTGGGTTTTCCGTCGTTGCCCACCTCAGGGGCAGATGAGCCGTCATCCGTGTCCCCCGCCTGTACTGCGAGTGGTCTCGAGACGACTTGCACCTGCTCCGAAACGAAAGCCAAGGCCGGCGTGAGCAACGAGTCGGCTACGCTGTCGAAAGACACCAACATTCTCAGAGTGGAATGCACTAACCCTACTGTGTTTGCACCCACAGAGGCAAATGGCACAACGGTCTGTTCAGCGGAGCCTCCCCCCGACTTCAAGGACTGCAAGGAAAATATACAGCAACTTCTTGGTGGAGATCCCAGCAGCGTCAAGTGGGAAGCCTGtaaagaagagaaagcaaaGGGTGCCGAAAAGTGCAAGACCCTGACTGTCCCGCAGACGAATCTCCCGTTCGTCGACCAAAGATTTGCTGTGGGTTGTACCGAGGAGCCAAACAACAACAACAAACTTTGCAGAATCCCTGTGACAATAAAGGCCAGAGCTAGCGCGACAAACGGTCAGACTGTCACGTGTGCCtacggcgccggcagcaatGAATCCCGTCAAGCCGTCACTCTCAACCCATCCAAGAACAGCTTCACTCTGGTCTGTGGAGAGAAGGGAACCGTGCTGCCGACGAACTACGATACTAAGTTCTGCCCCTCGGATCCAGCTGGCACGAGTACGACATGCGACGGAGACTACCAGTCGATTCTGCCGGGCTTCGAGAACGGCTGGTGGAAAAAAGACGATCCCGACACCCCCAAGTCGTTCACTCTGTCTATTCCAGTTGACAAGTTCCCGAAGGAGCAGGCGAAGATGGTGGTTGCGTGCCAGCAGACGAAAACGAAAtccggcagcggcagccctgcagaaggcgcggcaaCGTCCAGTGTATGTACAGTTGACGTGACTATCGAGGCGAGTGCattcgcagccgcagccagaGGGATGAAATGGGCGTTCGCCTCACTTGCTGGAACTGCTCTGCTTGTCATGGTCTCGCAAGCTTAG